A single window of Microbaculum marinisediminis DNA harbors:
- a CDS encoding precorrin-2 C(20)-methyltransferase — MSDVAGESGTLYGVGVGPGDPELMTLKAARILGEAPVVAFFSKRGRSGNARRIVEGRFNPAAEELRLEYPFTVEVPVGDPRYRTEMAAFYDDAARQVAARLDQGRDVAVLCEGDPLFYGSYMYLHDRLAGRYAAEVVPGITAMSGCWARAGAPMTRGDDMLCVVSGTMDEDGLAERLAGADAAVVMKAGRNLAKVRSALARAGKLDRAVYVERGTMPEETVVRLADKPDDDGPYFSLVLVPTERRTV; from the coding sequence ATGAGCGACGTGGCGGGCGAAAGCGGCACACTGTACGGCGTCGGCGTCGGCCCGGGCGATCCCGAGCTGATGACGCTGAAGGCCGCGCGGATTCTCGGCGAAGCGCCGGTCGTCGCCTTCTTCTCAAAGCGCGGCCGGAGCGGCAACGCGCGCCGTATCGTCGAGGGCCGGTTCAACCCGGCGGCGGAGGAACTGCGCCTCGAATACCCGTTCACGGTCGAGGTGCCCGTCGGCGATCCGCGTTATCGCACCGAAATGGCCGCCTTTTACGATGATGCGGCACGGCAGGTCGCCGCGCGGCTCGACCAGGGCCGCGACGTCGCCGTCCTCTGCGAGGGCGATCCGCTGTTCTACGGCTCCTACATGTATCTGCACGACCGCCTCGCCGGCCGTTACGCGGCAGAGGTCGTGCCCGGCATCACCGCGATGAGCGGCTGCTGGGCCCGCGCCGGCGCTCCCATGACCCGCGGCGACGACATGCTCTGCGTCGTCTCCGGCACCATGGACGAGGACGGTCTCGCCGAACGGCTTGCCGGCGCCGATGCCGCCGTCGTCATGAAGGCCGGCCGCAACCTCGCCAAGGTCCGCTCCGCCCTCGCCAGGGCCGGCAAGCTCGACCGCGCCGTCTATGTCGAGCGCGGCACCATGCCGGAGGAAACGGTCGTCCGCCTCGCCGACAAGCCGGACGACGACGGCCCCTATTTCTCGCTCGTCCTGGTTCCGACCGAACGGAGGACGGTATGA
- a CDS encoding precorrin-8X methylmutase, which yields MNAPQDPKQYDYIRDGAEIYRRSFATIRAEADLARFTPDEARVAVRVIHACGMVDVAADLVFSPDFTGAARDALLAGKPILCDSQMVANGITRPRLPNGNGVVCTLSEPEVAGLAEMIANTRTAAAMEMWGDRMDGAVVAIGNAPTALFHLFEMLDAGAPKPAAIIGMPVGFVGAVESKQALETDGRVPFMTVRGRKGGSAMAVAAVNALASEAE from the coding sequence ATGAATGCCCCCCAGGACCCGAAGCAATACGACTACATCCGCGACGGCGCCGAAATCTATCGCCGCTCCTTCGCGACGATCCGCGCCGAGGCCGATCTCGCCCGCTTCACGCCGGACGAGGCGCGCGTCGCGGTGCGCGTCATCCATGCCTGCGGCATGGTCGATGTGGCCGCCGACCTGGTGTTTTCGCCCGATTTCACCGGGGCCGCCCGCGACGCCCTGCTGGCCGGCAAGCCGATCCTCTGCGATTCGCAGATGGTGGCGAACGGCATCACCCGCCCCCGCCTGCCCAACGGCAACGGCGTGGTCTGCACCCTGTCGGAACCGGAGGTCGCCGGCCTCGCCGAGATGATCGCCAACACCCGCACCGCCGCCGCCATGGAGATGTGGGGGGACCGCATGGACGGCGCGGTGGTCGCCATCGGCAACGCCCCGACCGCGCTGTTCCACCTGTTCGAGATGCTCGACGCCGGCGCACCGAAGCCCGCGGCGATCATCGGCATGCCGGTGGGCTTCGTCGGCGCGGTCGAATCGAAACAGGCGCTGGAGACGGACGGCCGCGTGCCGTTCATGACCGTGCGCGGCCGCAAGGGCGGCAGCGCCATGGCGGTCGCCGCCGTCAATGCGCTGGCGAGCGAGGCCGAATGA
- the cbiE gene encoding precorrin-6y C5,15-methyltransferase (decarboxylating) subunit CbiE: MTAATQARSAPARRWLAIIGIGEDGIEGLTPTARTLIESAAIVYGGERHLALAARLIKGETKPWPRPLKGAIPDILGHRGTTIAVLASGDPYLYGIGSRLSPHVAAEETIAIPAPSAYSLACSRLGWSQADTATITCCGRPIETLAPHLQPGRRLLVLSADETTPASISAYLAGRGFGGSTLHVLEALGGDRDRVRMTTAQDFGFDDVDRLNLVAIEVVAAPDARVIPLANGLPDDVFENDGQLTKREIRAVTLSALAPRAGERLWDIGCGSGSISIEWLLCHPANMATAIERDPERAARAARNATSLGVPRLEVTQGSAPDAFAGLPAPDAIFVGGGGQGDGVVEGAWEALRPGGRMVVNSVTLETEAKLIEAHGKYGGTLTRLSVERLERIGTRNGFRPAMTVTQWTAFKPEEMPEGTP, from the coding sequence ATGACGGCCGCCACGCAAGCCCGTTCTGCCCCCGCCCGTCGCTGGCTTGCGATCATCGGCATCGGCGAAGACGGCATCGAGGGCCTGACACCCACCGCGCGCACCCTGATCGAGAGCGCCGCCATCGTCTATGGCGGGGAGCGGCATCTGGCGCTTGCCGCGAGGCTGATCAAGGGCGAGACGAAGCCCTGGCCGCGTCCGCTGAAGGGCGCGATACCGGATATCCTCGGACACCGCGGCACGACGATCGCGGTCCTCGCCTCCGGCGATCCCTATCTCTACGGCATCGGCAGCCGGCTCTCCCCGCATGTCGCGGCCGAAGAGACCATCGCGATACCGGCGCCATCGGCGTATTCGCTCGCCTGTTCGCGGCTCGGCTGGTCGCAGGCGGATACGGCGACGATCACCTGCTGCGGCCGGCCGATCGAAACGCTGGCGCCGCACCTCCAGCCCGGGCGCAGGCTGCTCGTCCTGTCCGCCGACGAGACCACGCCCGCCAGTATCTCCGCATACCTCGCGGGGCGCGGTTTCGGCGGATCGACGCTGCACGTGCTGGAAGCCCTGGGCGGCGACCGCGACCGGGTGCGCATGACAACGGCACAGGATTTCGGCTTCGACGATGTCGACCGGCTGAACCTCGTCGCCATCGAAGTCGTGGCGGCCCCGGACGCGCGCGTCATCCCTCTGGCGAACGGATTGCCCGACGACGTCTTCGAGAATGACGGGCAACTGACCAAGCGCGAGATCCGCGCCGTCACCCTCTCCGCACTGGCGCCGCGCGCCGGCGAACGGCTGTGGGATATCGGCTGCGGCTCGGGCTCGATCTCCATCGAATGGCTGCTGTGCCACCCCGCCAACATGGCGACGGCGATCGAGCGCGACCCCGAACGCGCCGCGCGCGCCGCGCGCAACGCCACCAGCCTCGGGGTACCGCGCCTCGAGGTCACGCAAGGATCGGCGCCGGATGCCTTCGCTGGCCTGCCGGCCCCGGACGCGATCTTCGTCGGAGGCGGTGGCCAAGGCGACGGTGTCGTCGAGGGGGCCTGGGAGGCGTTGCGCCCCGGCGGGCGGATGGTGGTGAATTCTGTGACGCTCGAGACAGAGGCGAAACTGATCGAGGCGCACGGCAAATATGGCGGCACGCTGACGCGGCTGTCCGTCGAGCGGCTGGAGCGGATCGGCACGCGCAACGGGTTCCGTCCGGCGATGACGGTTACCCAGTGGACGGCATTCAAGCCCGAGGAAATGCCCGAGGGGACGCCATGA
- a CDS encoding cobalt-precorrin-6A reductase gives MTLKLLILGGTTEASALARAIKDDARVSAVLSLAGTTKAPARPPIPFRIGGFGGAQGLADYLIAERTDLLIDATHPFAAVMKGNAAEAARRAGVPLLAIRRPEWRAEPGDDWTVVADMKSAAAALGPARKRVLLTIGQKELAPFKAAPQHAYVVRSVDAPAADSLPPDAQVITARGPFAEADERRLLAEHGIEALVTKNSGGTATRAKLVAARSLGVPVIMVARPPAPDVEAVETVEAALAWLARFHETNSSTRRGV, from the coding sequence ATGACACTGAAGCTCCTGATCCTGGGCGGAACGACGGAAGCGAGCGCCCTTGCGCGCGCAATCAAGGACGACGCGCGTGTTTCCGCCGTCCTGTCGCTTGCCGGCACGACGAAAGCGCCGGCGAGGCCACCGATCCCCTTCCGTATCGGCGGTTTCGGCGGCGCCCAGGGGCTTGCCGACTATCTCATCGCCGAGCGGACGGATTTGCTGATCGACGCGACGCATCCTTTCGCCGCCGTGATGAAGGGCAACGCCGCCGAAGCGGCGCGCCGGGCCGGCGTGCCGCTCCTGGCCATCCGCAGGCCGGAATGGCGCGCCGAGCCGGGGGATGACTGGACGGTCGTTGCGGATATGAAATCCGCTGCCGCAGCGCTTGGGCCCGCGCGCAAACGCGTGCTGCTCACCATCGGCCAGAAGGAGCTCGCGCCGTTCAAGGCCGCGCCGCAGCACGCTTATGTCGTCCGCTCCGTCGACGCGCCGGCTGCCGACAGCCTGCCGCCGGACGCCCAGGTGATCACCGCGCGCGGACCGTTCGCCGAAGCCGACGAGCGCCGGCTGCTGGCGGAGCATGGAATCGAGGCGCTCGTCACCAAGAACTCGGGCGGAACGGCGACCCGAGCCAAGCTCGTCGCGGCGCGGTCGCTGGGCGTGCCGGTTATCATGGTGGCGCGTCCGCCGGCGCCCGACGTCGAGGCGGTCGAGACGGTCGAGGCGGCGCTTGCGTGGCTGGCACGTTTTCACGAGACCAACTCCTCCACGCGGCGGGGCGTGTAG
- the cobJ gene encoding precorrin-3B C(17)-methyltransferase, which yields MTGRLTIVGLGPGAEDLQTPQARAVLDAATDLFGYTTYLDRVPTKIGQSRHGSDNREEIARARAALELASAGKDVAVVSSGDPGVFAMAAAVFEAIENGEPEWREIEVTVVPGISAMFAAAARLGAPLGHDFCAISLSDNLKPWETVTRRIEAAAAADFVIALYNPISKARPWQLGAALDLLRAHRAPSTPVIFATAVSRTDERIEIADLATADPSRADMRTLVMIGSSATRLVPRPNGEPWVYTPRRVEELVS from the coding sequence ATGACCGGCCGCCTCACCATCGTCGGTCTCGGGCCGGGCGCCGAGGACCTGCAGACGCCGCAGGCGCGTGCTGTTCTCGACGCCGCGACCGACCTGTTCGGCTACACGACCTATCTCGACCGCGTGCCGACGAAAATCGGCCAGAGCCGACACGGGTCGGATAACCGCGAGGAGATCGCCCGCGCCCGCGCCGCGCTCGAACTGGCCAGCGCCGGCAAGGACGTCGCCGTCGTTTCCTCAGGCGATCCGGGCGTTTTCGCCATGGCGGCGGCCGTGTTCGAGGCGATCGAGAACGGCGAGCCGGAATGGCGGGAGATCGAGGTGACGGTCGTGCCCGGCATTTCCGCGATGTTCGCCGCCGCCGCCCGCCTCGGCGCGCCGCTCGGCCACGATTTCTGCGCGATTTCGCTGTCGGACAACCTGAAACCCTGGGAAACCGTCACCCGCCGGATCGAAGCCGCGGCCGCCGCCGATTTCGTCATCGCCCTCTACAATCCGATCTCCAAGGCGCGGCCGTGGCAGCTCGGCGCCGCGCTCGATCTGCTCCGCGCCCACCGCGCGCCGAGCACGCCGGTGATCTTCGCGACCGCCGTCAGCCGGACGGACGAGCGGATCGAGATCGCCGATCTGGCGACCGCCGATCCGAGCCGCGCCGACATGCGCACGCTCGTGATGATCGGCTCGAGCGCCACCCGCCTCGTCCCCCGCCCAAATGGCGAGCCCTGGGTCTACACGCCCCGCCGCGTGGAGGAGTTGGTCTCGTGA
- a CDS encoding cobalt-precorrin-5B (C(1))-methyltransferase, with product MDEDRPLRRGWTTGTCATAAAKAAYTALVTGDFPDPVTVTLPGGQTPAFALARHSLDDGAARAGVVKDAGDDPDVTHGALIVATVRAGPDGSGVCFKAGEGVGTVTKPGLPIPPGEPAINPVPRRMIAQAIAEVCAETGASGDVEVEIAIPGGAKLAERTMNGRLGIVGGLSVLGTTGIVVPYSCAAWIASIHRGIDVARATGLDHVAGATGDTSEKAVQRLHGLSEAALLDMGDFVGGTLKYLRAHPVPKVTIAGGIAKMTKLAQGFLDLHSKRGSVDLEALADMATGLATDGGGSAALRAKIVGANTTPAAFAEAEAEGIRLGDTVAAAAWDTAAQVIGGTDMVLEIVVFDRNGDLVGRAPFAPVHDVPRERKRR from the coding sequence ATGGACGAAGACCGCCCGCTCCGCCGGGGTTGGACCACCGGAACCTGCGCCACCGCCGCCGCGAAGGCGGCCTATACCGCATTGGTCACCGGCGACTTTCCCGATCCGGTTACGGTGACGCTGCCCGGCGGGCAGACGCCGGCCTTCGCGCTGGCCCGGCACAGCCTCGATGACGGCGCGGCGCGTGCCGGCGTTGTCAAGGATGCCGGCGACGATCCCGATGTCACCCATGGGGCGCTGATCGTCGCGACGGTCAGGGCGGGGCCGGACGGCAGCGGCGTGTGCTTCAAGGCGGGCGAGGGCGTCGGCACGGTGACCAAGCCGGGCCTGCCGATCCCGCCCGGCGAGCCGGCAATCAACCCGGTGCCGCGCCGGATGATCGCCCAGGCGATCGCCGAGGTCTGTGCCGAGACGGGCGCGAGCGGTGACGTCGAGGTCGAGATCGCCATCCCCGGCGGCGCGAAGCTCGCCGAAAGAACGATGAACGGACGGCTCGGCATCGTCGGCGGACTGTCGGTGCTCGGCACCACCGGGATCGTCGTGCCCTATTCGTGCGCGGCGTGGATCGCCTCGATCCACCGCGGGATCGACGTCGCCCGCGCCACGGGGCTCGACCACGTCGCCGGTGCCACCGGCGACACTTCCGAAAAGGCCGTCCAGCGACTGCATGGCCTGTCGGAGGCGGCCCTGCTCGACATGGGCGATTTCGTCGGCGGGACGCTCAAGTACCTGCGCGCGCATCCGGTGCCGAAGGTCACCATCGCCGGCGGCATCGCCAAGATGACCAAGCTCGCGCAAGGGTTTCTCGACCTTCATTCGAAGCGCGGATCGGTCGACCTCGAGGCGCTCGCCGACATGGCGACCGGCCTGGCCACCGACGGGGGCGGATCGGCGGCGCTGCGGGCCAAAATCGTCGGCGCCAACACCACGCCCGCGGCCTTTGCCGAGGCCGAGGCGGAAGGCATCCGGCTTGGCGACACGGTCGCGGCGGCGGCCTGGGACACGGCGGCGCAGGTCATCGGCGGGACCGACATGGTGCTGGAAATCGTCGTGTTCGACCGCAACGGCGATCTGGTCGGTCGTGCGCCGTTTGCTCCGGTTCATGACGTGCCTCGCGAGCGGAAGCGGCGCTGA
- a CDS encoding cobalamin biosynthesis protein, which translates to MIVAGIGCRKGCGADEIVALIEDAVKQAGIANCKFTALAAPRFKDDEPGPREAAERMNLPLLLIDEKAMKAVEPRCPTRSETALKATGFASVAEAAALAAAGTDGRLVLPRISSAMATCALAERGPR; encoded by the coding sequence ATGATCGTCGCGGGGATAGGCTGCCGGAAAGGCTGCGGCGCCGACGAGATCGTCGCGTTGATCGAGGATGCGGTGAAACAAGCCGGCATCGCCAATTGCAAGTTCACCGCGCTTGCGGCGCCGCGCTTCAAGGACGACGAGCCCGGCCCGCGCGAGGCGGCGGAACGGATGAACCTGCCACTGCTTCTGATCGACGAAAAGGCGATGAAGGCGGTCGAGCCGCGCTGCCCGACCCGGTCGGAAACCGCCTTGAAGGCGACGGGCTTTGCCTCCGTTGCCGAAGCCGCCGCACTCGCCGCCGCCGGCACCGACGGGCGGCTCGTTCTGCCGCGCATATCAAGCGCCATGGCCACCTGCGCGCTTGCCGAGCGAGGTCCACGATGA
- the cobM gene encoding precorrin-4 C(11)-methyltransferase, which produces MTVHFIGAGPGAPDLITVRGRDLVASCSICLYAGSLVNAEILKHCPPGARIVDTAPMSLDEIAAEFEKAQAAGLDVARLHSGDLSVWSALGEQIRRLEALGIPYTVTPGVPAFAAASAALRRELTLPEVAQSVVLTRTSGRASAMPEGETLETFAASGATLAIHLSIHALDRVVRDLTPHYGPDCPVAIVYRASWPEERIIRGRLSTIADAVAAQPIERTALILVGPVLASEDFRESALYDPDYQRRFRSRGTS; this is translated from the coding sequence ATGACGGTGCATTTCATCGGCGCCGGCCCCGGCGCGCCCGACCTCATCACCGTACGCGGCCGCGACCTCGTGGCAAGCTGCTCCATCTGTCTCTATGCCGGCTCGCTGGTCAATGCCGAAATCCTGAAGCATTGCCCGCCCGGCGCGCGCATTGTCGACACCGCGCCGATGAGCCTCGACGAGATCGCCGCCGAATTCGAGAAAGCGCAGGCCGCCGGCCTGGACGTCGCGCGCCTGCATTCCGGCGACCTGTCGGTATGGAGCGCGCTCGGCGAACAGATCCGCCGGCTCGAAGCGCTGGGGATACCCTATACGGTGACGCCCGGGGTGCCTGCCTTCGCCGCCGCCTCCGCCGCCCTGAGGCGGGAACTCACCCTTCCCGAGGTCGCCCAGTCTGTCGTCCTCACCCGCACCTCCGGCCGCGCGTCGGCGATGCCGGAAGGCGAGACGCTGGAGACCTTCGCGGCGTCCGGCGCGACGCTCGCGATCCACCTGTCGATCCACGCACTCGACCGGGTCGTCAGGGACCTGACGCCTCATTACGGGCCGGACTGCCCGGTCGCCATCGTCTATCGGGCGAGCTGGCCGGAGGAGCGCATCATCCGCGGCAGGCTCTCGACCATCGCAGACGCGGTCGCCGCCCAACCGATCGAACGCACCGCGCTGATCCTGGTCGGACCGGTTCTGGCATCCGAGGATTTTCGCGAGAGCGCCCTCTACGATCCCGACTATCAGCGCCGCTTCCGCTCGCGAGGCACGTCATGA
- the cobA gene encoding uroporphyrinogen-III C-methyltransferase, with amino-acid sequence MTSLDLLNRLMGRAPVFEPGHVWLAGAGPGDPSHLTLGALAGLAQADVVVHDALVDARVLDLCRDGARLEFAGKRGGKPSATQVDITRRLVELARQDLRVLRLKGGDPFVFGRGGEEALTLTAERIPFRVIPGITSGLAGLALASIPATIRGVNQAVILATGHGADTEDGLDWKALAATGQPIILYMAMRTLDRIAAALIEGGLRPDTPAAVIVSATLPEERVLVSTLSRIAADAEDAALDPPAIVAIGGIVTVREQLLALAPRILETLP; translated from the coding sequence ATGACATCGCTCGATCTTCTCAACCGCCTGATGGGACGCGCGCCCGTATTCGAGCCCGGCCATGTCTGGCTTGCCGGCGCCGGCCCCGGCGATCCCTCCCACTTGACGCTCGGTGCGCTCGCCGGCCTCGCCCAGGCCGACGTCGTCGTCCATGACGCGCTGGTCGACGCCCGCGTGCTCGATCTCTGCCGCGACGGCGCGCGGCTGGAGTTCGCGGGCAAGCGCGGCGGCAAGCCCTCGGCCACCCAGGTCGACATCACCCGCCGCCTCGTCGAGCTGGCGCGCCAGGACCTGCGGGTTCTCAGGCTCAAGGGCGGCGATCCCTTCGTCTTCGGCCGCGGCGGCGAGGAGGCACTGACGCTGACCGCCGAGCGGATCCCGTTCCGCGTCATCCCGGGCATCACGTCCGGGCTCGCGGGCCTCGCGCTCGCATCGATCCCGGCGACGATCCGGGGCGTCAACCAGGCGGTTATCCTGGCGACCGGGCACGGCGCCGATACCGAGGACGGACTGGACTGGAAGGCCCTGGCGGCGACCGGACAGCCGATCATCCTCTACATGGCGATGAGGACCCTGGACCGGATCGCGGCCGCGCTGATCGAGGGCGGTCTGCGCCCCGACACGCCGGCTGCCGTCATCGTTTCGGCGACGCTGCCGGAAGAACGTGTTCTGGTCTCCACCCTGTCGCGCATCGCCGCCGACGCCGAGGACGCCGCGTTGGATCCGCCCGCCATCGTCGCGATCGGCGGTATCGTCACGGTGCGCGAGCAGTTGCTGGCGCTGGCGCCCCGTATCCTGGAGACCCTGCCATGA